The Bacteroidia bacterium genome has a segment encoding these proteins:
- a CDS encoding PHB depolymerase family esterase — MSIKGTLLFIFIYHIIVSNVLAQKSDELLRIDSFGTNPGNICMFLYQNKTVNDTLLKPLVVVLHGCSQTAKDVGELTGWNKLSDINDFMVMYPQQKFSNNPNSCFNWFRGSDVNKGKGEGESVFQMITYMIEHYPIDKNRIFITGLSAGAAMSVALMATHPQTFSAGAIFAGGAYKIVTNQAASFNAMIGNKDITCYELAKRVVMQNVDYKGKYPKMIIYQGLSDPIVNHRNARLIINQWTTVCGADTFPDKTDTCFKNISDITRYSFLDKKSDTCVLYYEIKHLGHRLLIKPGESNEEGGKTGLFGVDKGYHSTYQTAIDFGLIK; from the coding sequence ATGAGCATTAAGGGCACATTGTTATTTATTTTTATTTATCATATTATTGTGTCTAATGTTTTAGCTCAGAAATCCGACGAACTTTTAAGAATTGATAGTTTTGGAACAAACCCAGGTAATATATGTATGTTTTTGTATCAGAATAAAACTGTAAATGATACTTTGTTAAAACCATTGGTTGTTGTGTTGCATGGCTGTAGTCAGACTGCTAAGGATGTTGGAGAATTGACAGGCTGGAATAAACTGTCAGATATTAACGATTTTATGGTTATGTATCCTCAGCAAAAGTTTTCGAACAATCCTAATTCTTGTTTTAACTGGTTTAGGGGAAGCGATGTTAATAAAGGAAAAGGTGAGGGCGAATCGGTTTTTCAAATGATAACTTATATGATTGAGCATTATCCGATAGATAAAAATAGAATTTTTATAACAGGACTTTCAGCAGGAGCTGCAATGAGTGTCGCTTTGATGGCAACACATCCTCAGACATTTTCGGCAGGAGCAATATTTGCTGGAGGTGCTTATAAAATAGTGACAAATCAGGCGGCTTCGTTTAATGCAATGATTGGGAATAAAGACATTACTTGTTATGAACTTGCAAAAAGAGTTGTAATGCAAAATGTAGATTATAAAGGAAAATATCCCAAAATGATTATTTATCAAGGATTAAGTGATCCAATTGTTAACCACAGAAATGCGCGATTAATTATAAACCAGTGGACAACAGTTTGTGGAGCAGATACTTTTCCTGATAAAACTGATACTTGTTTTAAAAACATTTCTGATATAACTCGTTATTCTTTTTTGGATAAAAAGAGTGATACATGTGTATTGTATTATGAAATTAAACATTTGGGTCATAGGTTGCTGATTAAACCCGGTGAAAGCAATGAAGAAGGAGGAAAAACAGGATTGTTTGGAGTAGATAAGGGATACCATTCAACATATCAGACTGCAATAGATTTCGGATTAATAAAATAA
- a CDS encoding transketolase family protein — translation MQKYIAKEKKDTRSGFGEGILELGRKNKNVVALCADLIGSLKLDAFVAEFPERFIQCGIAEANMISVAAGLTIGNKIPFATSFANFATGRVYDQIRQSVAYSNKNVKICASHAGLTLGEDGATHQIMEDIGLMKMLPNMTVINTCDFNQTKAATIAIGDFVGPVYLRFGRPSVPIFTSTDQIFEIGKAIVFEEGKDVSIFATGHMVWKALEAKEILEAKGISAEIINIHTIKPLDEKAVLKSVLKTRCVVTAEEHFRNGGLGDSIAQFLALNLPVNIEMVAVNDKFGESGTPDQLMDKFGLNTAAIVDSAQKVIARKNA, via the coding sequence ATGCAGAAATATATTGCAAAAGAAAAAAAAGATACTCGTTCAGGATTTGGTGAAGGTATTTTAGAGCTTGGAAGAAAAAATAAAAATGTTGTTGCTCTTTGTGCCGATTTAATTGGATCGTTAAAGCTGGATGCTTTTGTAGCAGAGTTTCCTGAAAGGTTTATTCAGTGTGGTATTGCCGAAGCAAATATGATTAGCGTTGCTGCCGGATTAACAATTGGCAATAAGATTCCATTTGCTACTTCTTTTGCAAATTTTGCTACCGGAAGAGTTTATGACCAGATCCGACAAAGTGTAGCTTACTCAAATAAAAATGTAAAAATTTGCGCTTCTCATGCAGGTTTAACATTAGGCGAAGATGGCGCAACTCATCAGATCATGGAAGATATTGGATTAATGAAAATGCTTCCGAATATGACTGTTATAAATACATGCGATTTTAACCAGACCAAAGCTGCAACAATTGCTATTGGCGATTTTGTTGGTCCGGTTTATTTGCGTTTTGGCCGACCATCAGTTCCAATATTTACAAGTACTGATCAGATATTTGAAATTGGAAAAGCAATAGTTTTTGAAGAGGGAAAAGATGTGTCAATATTTGCAACAGGACATATGGTTTGGAAGGCTCTTGAGGCAAAAGAAATATTGGAAGCAAAAGGAATTTCTGCCGAAATAATAAATATCCATACAATAAAACCATTGGATGAAAAAGCTGTTTTGAAATCTGTTTTAAAAACCAGGTGTGTTGTTACAGCTGAAGAACATTTCAGAAATGGTGGCCTAGGAGATAGTATTGCTCAGTTTCTGGCATTAAACTTACCTGTAAATATTGAAATGGTTGCAGTAAACGATAAATTCGGTGAAAGTGGTACCCCAGATCAGTTAATGGATAAATTTGGATTAAATACTGCTGCAATTGTTGATTCTGCTCAAAAAGTAATTGCTCGCAAAAACGCTTAA
- a CDS encoding RNA polymerase sigma factor gives MAERDDNDILKDFGNPALSNAAFNEIIQKYKVRLYWHVRKMVIDHDDTDDILQNAFIKIWKGLPNFQGDSKLFTWLYRIATNECLTFLKNKNKRFFVQVDDSNNDFTAKLESDPYFDGDKAQIKLQQAIHQLPDKQKLVFNMRYFEEMSYEDISAALGTSEGALKASYHFAVKKIEEFLKTD, from the coding sequence ATGGCAGAGCGCGACGATAATGATATTCTGAAAGATTTTGGAAATCCGGCTCTGAGTAATGCTGCATTTAATGAGATTATTCAAAAATATAAAGTCAGACTTTATTGGCATGTACGTAAAATGGTTATCGACCATGATGATACTGACGATATACTTCAAAATGCTTTTATAAAAATATGGAAAGGACTACCTAATTTTCAGGGAGATTCTAAACTTTTTACTTGGCTATACAGAATTGCAACAAATGAATGTCTTACATTTTTAAAGAATAAAAATAAAAGGTTTTTTGTTCAGGTTGATGATTCGAATAATGATTTTACTGCAAAACTGGAATCTGATCCATATTTTGATGGTGATAAAGCGCAAATAAAACTTCAGCAAGCAATTCATCAATTGCCGGATAAGCAAAAATTAGTGTTTAATATGAGATATTTTGAAGAAATGAGTTACGAAGATATTTCAGCTGCATTAGGCACTTCAGAAGGCGCATTAAAAGCATCATATCATTTTGCAGTAAAGAAAATCGAAGAATTTTTAAAAACCGATTAA
- a CDS encoding GWxTD domain-containing protein produces the protein MMKFRYLIFISLFLVLATSCATYQNSGSSRNLNVSFIYNPSSTNIHPEYVVFNESDTITKVYIKIKSSELMYAPNEKTTQANVRIKYLLYSSAKTLTLCDSATIYYHIKHPDKATDIIKAIDIKVKDTISYFVDLTVYDVNQDRGNQKFLTIERGKRINKNDALFTDLNDVPYFSPLRTDTDTFKVVLRNKMTTKWKVSWFSNKFVLRPSPYSLGNFNKFIPPKPDSTRTIWITDTSKFVMKGEGIMHFYQDTLDFGFSAIRLFPSFPEVTTPGQLLQPLKMLTTQKEFNDMNLLANKKESADKFWLDAGGNINRARELIRVYYTRVMLANLYFSSYTDGWKTDRGLIYIIFGLPVTIYKSENVERWIYGTTQSNKTLVFNFMRNDNPFTNNDYILNRDEMYKISWTQAVDTWRNGRVFSVAY, from the coding sequence ATGATGAAATTCAGATATTTAATATTTATAAGTTTATTTTTAGTGTTGGCTACTTCGTGTGCTACTTATCAGAATTCTGGTAGCTCAAGAAATTTAAATGTGTCATTTATTTATAATCCGAGTAGCACTAATATACATCCCGAATATGTTGTTTTTAATGAAAGCGATACAATAACGAAAGTATATATTAAAATTAAAAGCAGCGAATTGATGTATGCTCCTAACGAAAAAACTACTCAGGCAAATGTTAGAATAAAATATTTACTATATAGTTCTGCAAAAACCTTAACATTATGCGATAGTGCAACAATTTATTATCATATTAAGCATCCTGATAAAGCTACTGATATAATTAAAGCTATTGATATTAAAGTAAAAGATACAATCTCCTACTTCGTTGATTTAACCGTGTATGATGTTAATCAGGATAGGGGAAATCAAAAATTCCTTACAATTGAACGGGGTAAACGTATTAACAAAAACGATGCATTGTTTACTGATTTAAATGATGTTCCATATTTTTCGCCATTAAGAACCGATACAGATACTTTTAAAGTTGTACTTAGAAACAAAATGACAACTAAATGGAAAGTTTCATGGTTTAGTAATAAGTTTGTTTTAAGACCTTCACCTTATTCTTTGGGTAATTTTAATAAATTTATACCTCCAAAACCAGATTCAACAAGAACTATATGGATTACTGATACGTCAAAGTTTGTAATGAAAGGTGAAGGGATAATGCATTTTTATCAGGATACACTTGATTTTGGATTTTCTGCAATAAGATTATTTCCTTCTTTCCCGGAAGTTACAACGCCTGGACAGTTGTTGCAACCATTAAAAATGCTAACAACTCAAAAGGAATTTAACGACATGAATTTGCTTGCTAACAAAAAAGAATCGGCAGATAAATTCTGGCTGGATGCAGGTGGAAATATTAACCGTGCTCGTGAACTCATAAGGGTTTATTATACTAGGGTAATGTTGGCAAACTTGTATTTTTCGAGTTATACCGATGGTTGGAAAACAGACAGAGGGCTTATTTACATAATTTTTGGTTTACCTGTAACAATATATAAATCAGAAAATGTTGAGCGTTGGATATATGGTACAACACAGAGCAATAAAACTCTTGTTTTTAATTTTATGCGCAATGACAACCCTTTTACAAACAACGATTATATTTTGAACAGGGATGAAATGTATAAGATATCGTGGACACAGGCTGTTGATACTTGGAGAAATGGAAGAGTGTTTTCTGTAGCATACTAA
- a CDS encoding DUF5103 domain-containing protein, whose protein sequence is MLFKIFLVISLIFSTFLLSAQEDYFTNQALRYDNFIYKESIKTPLTFRQSFELSYPFVELNATDTIAITFDEVADNIGNYSYYLIHCNSNWQPSQLSVTDYIDGFSENPITEYKQSFNTFCNYIHYKISFPNDNVKLKASGNYLLIVYEDGDKEKLVLTRRFFVVESKTEIEASIKRATQIDLMKSHQEVDFTLRNGFNCNDPFQDIKVVVSQNYRWDNAITDLKPLFVKDNELIYNYEDGNLFQGGSEFRWIDAKSVRYQTERVQYINFEKPYYHFYLLPDEKRTFKIYFQWQDLNGKFLVKNSLGIDSDIEADYVYATFSLPYEAPMVDGNMYVFGALSDWRCSKSNMMIYNYEKKAYQLTMFLKQGFYDYQYAYMKDGSKEADLGFIEGNHYETENDYLIFVYWHDMTSKYDRLTGIKVINSVTQK, encoded by the coding sequence ATGCTTTTTAAAATATTTTTAGTTATATCTTTAATATTTAGCACTTTTTTGCTTTCTGCGCAAGAAGATTATTTTACAAATCAAGCTCTTCGCTACGATAACTTTATTTATAAAGAAAGTATTAAAACTCCTTTAACATTCAGGCAGAGTTTTGAGTTATCATATCCTTTTGTTGAACTTAATGCCACAGATACAATTGCTATAACATTTGATGAAGTTGCCGATAATATTGGTAATTATTCATATTACTTAATTCATTGTAACAGCAATTGGCAACCTTCGCAGCTTTCAGTTACAGATTATATCGATGGTTTTTCGGAAAATCCTATTACTGAATACAAACAATCATTTAATACATTTTGTAATTATATTCATTATAAAATTTCGTTTCCAAATGACAATGTAAAACTTAAGGCATCGGGAAATTATTTACTTATTGTTTATGAAGACGGTGATAAAGAAAAACTCGTTTTAACCCGTAGATTTTTTGTTGTTGAGAGTAAAACTGAAATTGAAGCATCGATTAAAAGAGCCACTCAGATTGATTTAATGAAAAGTCATCAGGAGGTTGATTTTACATTACGGAATGGATTTAACTGCAACGATCCTTTTCAGGATATAAAAGTTGTTGTTAGTCAGAATTACAGATGGGATAATGCAATTACCGATTTAAAACCTCTTTTTGTTAAAGATAACGAGTTAATTTATAATTATGAGGATGGTAATCTTTTTCAAGGTGGTAGCGAATTTAGATGGATTGATGCAAAAAGTGTAAGATATCAGACTGAGCGGGTACAATACATAAATTTCGAAAAACCATATTATCATTTTTATTTGTTACCTGATGAAAAAAGAACATTTAAAATTTATTTTCAATGGCAGGATTTAAACGGAAAGTTCTTAGTCAAAAATTCATTGGGAATTGATAGTGATATTGAAGCAGATTATGTTTATGCAACTTTTTCTTTACCATATGAAGCACCAATGGTTGATGGTAATATGTATGTTTTTGGTGCGCTTAGCGACTGGCGTTGCTCAAAAAGTAATATGATGATTTACAACTACGAGAAGAAAGCCTATCAGCTTACAATGTTTTTAAAGCAGGGATTTTACGATTATCAATATGCATATATGAAAGATGGTTCAAAAGAAGCTGATTTAGGCTTTATCGAAGGAAATCATTATGAAACTGAAAACGATTATCTGATATTTGTTTATTGGCATGATATGACATCAAAATACGATAGATTAACAGGAATAAAAGTTATTAATTCAGTTACACAAAAATAA